The DNA window TCCAGATCAATTGGAAGTGGCTCGGCGCCCTGCGCCCTCACCTGTTCAGCAACCTTTCCAAGCTCGATCCCACCCCGCGCGGCGAGAACGACAGCCGAGAAGTCGCGAGAAAGCCTGATCGCCGTTGCTCTACCGATGCCGGAGCTCGCACCAGTAACGATCGCTACCGATTTTGACATTCCAATTTCTCTTGCGGTTTCGGACTTTGTGGTCAGGGTGCGGGCGGACCTGCGCTGACCGGCGGCGCATGCCTTGCCATCGCTTCTCACTTGGCGCGCGGAAGAAAATCGCGAATGGCGAGAGCGATCTCTTGACAATGGGTCTCGAGCGCAAAGTGGCCCGTGTCGAAGAAGCGCACTTCCGCTCCTGGAATGTCGCGCTTGAACGCTTTCGCACCCGCCGGCAGGAAGAAGGGATCGTTCTTGCCCCAGACCGCCAAAACCGGGGGCTTGTGTTCGCGAAAGTAAGCCTGGAATTCCGGATACATGGCGAAATTGCTCTTGTAGTCGCCAAAGAGATCGAGCTGCACGTCATCGGCACCGGGGCGCGCTAGATAGTAGTTGTCGAGCGAATATCCGTCCGGAGAAACCAAGGACGTATCGGCGACGCCGTGGGTGTACTGCCATATCGTCGTTTCCGGTGACAGAAAGGCTCGGAGGGCCGCGCGGTTCGCCTCCGACGGGTTTTGCCAATAAGCGCGGATGGGGTTCCAGCCGTCACTCAGTCCCTCCTCGTAGGCGTTTCCATTCTGGGAGATGATCGCAGTAATGCGCTCGGGACGACGAACAGCCATTCGAAAGCCGGTCGGCGCACCATAGTCGAAGGCGTAGATCGCGAAGCGAACGAGGCCGATGACTTCAGTGAACCGCTCGATGACGCCGGCTAGTGCGGCGAAAGTGTAGGAAAACTTGTCGCGAGACGGCATGTCGGACTGGCCGAACCCGGGCAGGTCCGGTGCTACGACGCGGAAACGGTCGGAGAGAGCCGGTATCAGCTCGCGAAACATATGACCCGCGGAAGGAAATCCGTGAAGCAACAGCAACGCCGGTGCATCAGCTCGGCCGGCCTGCCTGTAGAACACGTTGAATCCATCGACGTTGGCCTTGCGGTATTGGATCTTCGTCATAAGGGATCCCCTGGAGGTTACAGCACCCGGTCACTCGTCATGCGCCTCAAGCGGTTAGAGGGTGGGTGGACGCATCGAGCTTGGTCACACGTAGCTATTTCGCGGATTGCTCTGGTTTGGTGACAAACGCACAAAGATGTTACTCGCCGCTGCTTCCCAGGTTGGCTGCGGTCGCCGGTGTCGGCGTGGTGATCACGTCAGCGTTCCGACATACGATCGATAATCCCTGAGCCATGGTGTCGGCTCACTTGAACTCTCTGCGATAGGCCGTGGGTGTCCAGCCGGTTGTCTTTCGAAAGGCATTGCTGAACGAGCTGGTTTGGGCATAACCCAAACTGAACGCGATATCCGTAACCGACGTCGTTTGATCCGCCAGAAGCAACTTGGCAACCTCCATGCGCCGCTGCACTTGATATTGATGCGCGGGAATTCCGAACGATTGCTTGAACGCCCGGCAAAAGTGATGCAGGCTCAGCCGAGCAAGTTCTGCAAGTTTCAGCAGGCAAACTTGTTCTCCCAGATGCGCTTCAATGTAGTCGCCGACCGCGCGCGCTTGCCAACTGGCGAGCCCTCCACGCCTCACTGTCCGGTCGCGAGCCGCCTCCTGGTCGACGCGAGTTAGCTCATGGGCAAGTACTTCAGAGAGCGCCTCCAGGTAGGGCATGCATTTGGCTTGGCTGCTTTCAATCGTGTTCTTCAATTTCGATGCCGTCTCCCAGACAAGGGAATCCTCAAAAAAAACTCTAGGCTGAAAGCCGGCTTCACCATCGTCCGATCGCCGGAAGGCAGCAGGGTCCAAATAGAGAAACGTTACGCGAGTGGACGAGCTGGTCTCGTGCGATTCCCGATAGGCGCATCCCGCGGGCACGAAAGTGAGCTTATGGACAAAGCTTCGAAGCCTTGAATGTAGACCGTCGATTGACGTCTCGCCGTTCGTCCGCACGCCCTCATTGTATAATGCGAGCAAATGCGTGGGTCCCTGAAAGCGAAACTCAATTTTGCTGCCGATCGGAACGTGGACGTTTTCCGAAAACCACCAGTGCCAGCCCGTACCGAGACGCTTCACTGGTTCGACGGGGGTTATCTTGACGGTCGGATGGACGACGGTACTGCCGGCTGACGGCAGTGAATTCGAGTCATCGCCAGCGCCGTTCGGCAGCATACCGATAGCAACGTGATTGACCCGATCTCGAAGCACCGCCACCACTCCGCTTTCGCTGACGTCAGAAGCGCAGGTTGTCATCGCCATCATCCTATGCTTGTTCAGCTTCGATAATCGCGAGCAATCCCGGTGAAGCTGTCGAGACCTTTTGCGGATCGAAACAATCCGGTACCGAATGGCAGCGCCACCATGCTTTCGACTGCACGCGCCCACAATCTCTCGGTTGTGATACCCCGTCCCATACCTTGGTATGGGCAAGCTCCGGAATTACTTTGCTCTAAAATGTCCCAGGCCGCGGTGGGCTGGCGCCTCAGGTTTCGATATCGAGTGCCTCGGCCATTCGAGCGAGCACCGCCACGGATTTGGCTTCCAACTTTCGCATGACACTGCCGCGATGCATCTTGACGGTGACTTCGCTTATTGAAAGCTCCTGGGCGACTTGCTTGTTCATGAGCCCCGATGCGACGAGCGCCATCACCTGCCGTTCACGCGCGGTCAGAAGCGCATACTTCTCCCGCAACTGAGCAATGTGTGCGATATCCTGGCGTCGTTCCTGGTCCTTGCCGATCGCAGCGGCAACGGCATCAAGCAGATCCTGATCCCGTATCGGCTTGGTGAGAAAATCGACCGCGCCGAGCTTCATGGCCCTCACAGTCATCGGAATGTCACCAAAGCCGGTCATCAAAATCACCGGCAACCCGACATTGATGCTCGCGAGATACGCCTGCAGCTCCAAGCCGCTGGTGCCCGGCAACCTCACGTCGAGTACCAGGCACGCAGGCCCATCGGGCAATTCGACTTTGAGGAAATCCGAGGCAGAAGCATGGAGAGATACTTGATAGTCCATGGACTGAAGCAGGTCCCCGAGCGCCTCGCGAACCGATCTGTCGTCGTCGACGATATGAACAAAGGCTGCGGACGACATTCTCAATTTCTTCCCGAAATTTGAATCGATTGGCAGAGCGGGAGGACGAAGGCGAACGTCGCGCCATGCGTCGTGTTTTCTTCCACCCATAGACGCCCTCCATGGACCGTTACGATCTTACGGCAGATCGAGAGACCGAGGCCGAGACCGCTTTCCTTCGTGGTGTAAAGCGCATCGAAGAGGCGCTCTCGATTCGCGGGATTGATGCCTACGCCCGTGTCCGTGATCGTTACGGAGACATGACCGTCTGCGGCCTTTGACGAGGCGGTCAAAATACGGCTCCTTCCCTCTACGTCAGCCATAGCTTCGATTGCATTGCGCACGAGGTTAAGGACGACCTGTTGAATCTGAACCAGATCCGCTGCGATATTCGGCAATGTTCTGTCGAAGTCGATGCGAAGTATGACGCCGGCGCGTTCGAGTTCCCTTTTTGACAACAGAAGAACCTTTTCGACAGCGTCGTTGATATCAATTTTGGTAAAATTTAGCTGCGCGTTTCGCACCAATGATTTGAGGCCAGTGATCACGTCGCTCGCCCTGTGCCCCTGTTCGATAACGCGCACCGCGGACTTGCGGGCTTCACTGGGCTCGACATGATCACGCGCAAGCCACCGGAGGCAAGCTTCAGCGCTCATGATGATTCCAGTCAACGGCTGATTGATTTCGTGAATAATGGAGCCCGCCAGCTCGCCGAGAGACGCCAGCCGTACGGCTCGCGCAAGTTCATTCCGCGCGTCCGTCAGCGCTTGCTCCGCGGCCTTCCGCTCCGTGATATCGGTGATGATTCCTTCCAATTCGACATCGCCGCTTGGGCCAAGGTCGAACTGCCCTACCGCGGCGACAGACAATATCGTGCCGTCCCTATGGACGACTCTGTACTCTTGGCTGAACGGGGACTTGGTGCTGACCGCCTCTGCGATCGCTTGCTCCAAAGCAGGAAAGTCATCAGGGTGAACGCAACTTTTGAACACCTCGAAAGGCACCGGATTTATCTCGAGATCAATATCGAATATGCGGTAACATTCGCGCGATGCCCGGGAGAGCAGAGTCCGCGTATTCCAGCGATAGCTGCCCATGCGGCCGATCTCTTGCCCCTTGACCATCCACATATTGGTCTCACGCAGCGCCTCGAAAAGACTTACGGATTCAAAGGAGACAGCCGCCTGCGAAGCAAGCATGGACATCACCCAGACGCACCTTGGCGTGAAAATCTCTTCGCCTCGCTCCGCTTCCAGATAAAGGACGCCGATCGTCCACTCTTGATGAACCAAGGGCAGGCACAACTGGGTTATGTTTCGCGGCGGCGGCTCTGCGGGATCAATGAGCGCAGAGTCTTCCCAGGTAGCATGCCTTATGACGGTCTCTCGACGATTAAGGACCCTTTCGCCGAGATCCGCCGGCAACCGGATTTCGCGAGCCGCAGGGTACGAGGTGAAGAACTTAGCTCTTTCGCGCGGAAAGCTCGCGTCGACCTTGGCCAGCAGTTCGCCCCCTTCGCTAAGCAGAACGCCACCTCGAGCGACCCCACAATAGCTAAGGGCTTCTCTAAGAAGAGCCTTGGCCAAACCCTGGTAGCTAATCTCTTTCGAGATTATCTGCAACGCCTTGGCGATCAGCTCTAACTCATGCGCTTCGTCCTCAAGCTTCATAGCGAGATTTCTCGCACTGCCAACGATCCTCTAAACATTCCGGAGTAATAATCGACGACGTCCACGGTTGGCGCATCTGGCTTGATCGTGTCCGTCGAGCACGCTGCGCTGTGGATCGCGAGAAATTACCTTGAGCGAATATCACCAAACCGAAGCGACCGGCGAAGGATGTTGCTTACAATCATACTACCAGCTTTTCCTCATGCATCTAACCGGTATTACGAAATTCACCAAGTAACGATTCGGAACTGCCGGGGGAACCTCCTTCTGTGATCCCAAGGCCCCTCAGCGAGCGCTGACAGGCCTCCCGCTTGCATGAAGGGCGTGTCAGCGAAGGACCTTGGAGTGGATTGGGCCACGGAGGTCGGGGACCATCGGCTCCATGCCCGCTCCCACGACAACGCCAAAAGAGAAATCGATCACACACCGTTGGCTGCCGGTGGACTTCTTGATCGAATTTTATCCTGCTGGATGTAACCAACCTCATGGCACGCCCGAATATCTGGACGTGCCTGGACTGCCCGATCCCGGCCTGCAGAGGAAGAAGCCGTTTCGTGCATTCAGATGGCAGGATCAGGTCATGAGCCAAACGAAACCTTCATCTCGATGCGTTACCGATTCTCTTCGTCTCGATTTTCGGATCCGCTTGATCCGTCCGGCCACAAAGCTCATTCTCGCCCGGGCAAAGCCCACTATCGATGGGCCGCCTGTTTCGCCCGATTGTCGCAAACCGACATCGAGCACCAGCGGCGGGCGTGTCCCCGCGTTCAAGACACCAAGGCCGCCAATTTCTTCAGACCTCGATGGATGTTGATCTTGACGAGAGACATGGATGTTGATCTTGACGAGAGACGTGGACTGGCCGGTTGCGCCAGATGCGCTTGCGATGCTGAGGCCCCCCAGCTTTACCAGGCGGATTACGCTTTCTTGCGCAGGATTCAACTGGCCAAGCAGATGATCCAGGGTGACCGCGCTTACCGCGGCTCGTCCATAATCCTCGACCGGTATCTCCTCGTCTGGTGATAACGTCGAGTATCGAGACGCATCACGCATGCAATCGATCCACTTATAGCGCGCAATGGCGAAGACCCAGGCACCGAAAGGCTTCGATGGCGCATAAGTGTGGCGTTTGGCGTGGATCGCAAGCAGCGTGTTCTGTCTCGCATCCTCGGCTGCGGGATGAGGAAGCCGACGAGCGTAGTACCGGCAGAGCCATGCATCCAATTCTCGGAGTAGTTGCTCGTAGGCCTGGCCGTCACCAGTTTGCGCCTTCATCATGAGGCGACCCCATCGCTGCGAACATCTGCTCCAACTCACCCCCTGGACCATTGTTCGTACCGTCTGCCGCGGAGGCGCTCCTTCACCGGAGCAACATGGATCCCGAGCAGCTTCGCTCAGCGGGAACGACGGCGCACTTGACGCTGAGCCGGCGATGCCATTGTCCCGAAGGGTTTTCATTGGCGAAGGCTCCTGTCGATGTGATCAAGCAGGGAACTTATTTCGAATGGCTTTCTGAGAAGACACAAAGCGCCTCTTGAGGCCGCTTCTTCGTCCAAATGTTTGTCGGTCAGAGCCGTAATAAGGACCACCGGAGTCACAATGCCCTGTTCGTGGAGCGCGCGGAGCAGGTTAAGTCCGCCCATCCCCGGCATGTGAATGTCGGCAATGATGCAGTGCAGGCCAAATCGGTTTGGGGACACCAGGAATGCCTCCGCCGAGGCGAAAGGCTCGGCGCGATAGCCGATGGAACGCATCAAATCCACCAGGGACGAGCACAACGCTTCGTCGTCGTCGACAACTGCGATAAAGGGGATTGTCACCGGACTTAACCCCTGCGACGTGCGCAAATCACCGAAACGCAATGGGGAAAAGGCCGGCCTCCCGATGAACTTTGGTGCACGATCGATTGCCATTCGAGGCATAGAAAATCGTTATGCAGCCGCGAACGGACATACATGACATCGTCTCCCTGGTGGGCAACTCCACCTGGTGCCGAATGGCAGCGCAACGCGCGGCGAAATCATGCTTTCGAGTGCGCCCACCCACAATCTCTCGATTGTGATACCTAGGCCCATACCTTGGTATAGGTCTCCTGCCGGGATCAGAGGCTGAAATCCTGCTGGTGAGTGTGCCTGAAGAAGATCGATTGGGCTCGGATCAAAATTCCGCAAGTTTGAGATATTCGCGATAACGGGTGCGCAGCGTCTGTCTGGAAGCTCTGTTATTGCTCGGCCGATCATGTCTTACAGCGCATTGGAGCGGCTCAATGGACCAGCTCATAACGAAACTATCAAAGCTCGAGATCGTCAGGGGTGACCTTGACTACCACCTGATTCGCGCAACGATGGTCACGCTTTTCTTCGTCTTCGGCTGCCAGAAATGGTTCGATTATGAAGCACACGCCTTGATCCCGTTCATCAGCCACGGACCACTGATCTTCTGGCTGTACCCTGTATTTGGTATACGCGGCGCCACCTTTTTTCTCGGCACTGCTGAATGGCTGTTTGGATTTCTTATGTTTCTGGGATTTTGGAACAAGAAGCTGGGCATCCTTGGTGCATTGGGTTCGTGCGGGACCTACGTGGCAACGGTAACGATAATTCCGTTCTTTCCGGATGCTTGGGCAGCACCCGCTGGCGGCTTTCCTGCCGCAACGTTGCCATTCCTCTTTTTGATGAAAGATATCGTGCTGCTTGCCGCCTCAGTCTATCTGCTCAAGCAGGATATTCTGCGGGCGAGCAGCACCGAGCGCGTGCCTTTGATGCAGGTCGCCCAAGGAAAAGCAACGCAATAAGGTCTCGTTTGGAAAACGGAACAGGGCAATCGAAGGCATCCAATCAATAGTTGGTCGTCCGGCTTTTGCCGAGTGGATGGCCCTGAGCCCGATCGTCCGATGTTGCTCGGACGCACCGCAGGACCGCGCTGCCGGATATATGCACGGTGGACTACAGCGTTGTTCGTGCCTGCGAAGGTCCCGGTTGCGGAATTTGCTTGCTGGGCAAGATGAGCGAGCGCCCCCGTCGCTGGTGCGGCGTGGCGGTTTGCGGCCGATAAAAATTTTCCGAAAGGGTGTAACCAGTTTGCTGGTTCGGCCGAATACCTCCCGGCCCGGAACAGCGCTGCGCATGGCCGGCGCTGTTCCCCGGTCTCGCAGCAGGGTGACTATTGTCCCTTTGAGCCGGAAGTCGGCCGCGAGCGCAGCTCGACCGAACCAGTTGGCCGATATCGCGCATTCGCAGCGGGAATGACTGCAGGTAGCGATACGCCGCCTCGCAGCGGACAAGAGAGGACCAGATTTGTCTGATTGAAGCGTCGACCGCGCGTGGCTGAAAGTGCGCTTTGCAACGCCGAACACGCGCAGCTATTGCGGCGACGAGCGGAGCGATGACGGCTGGTGTACGACATCCTTCAAATGTAGACTGGCCAACCAGGCCAGAAAAGCGCTTAGCGCTCCTGCCAAGTCGGGCAGCCGCCGGCCAAACTCTGGAGTCCGGCGGATGAATGGGTCTTCTCAAATTTCCACCAACGGAATTGATAGTCTCGAAGTCTGGTGGGAGGACGGCGAACGCGTCTTCTGCCGCGAGCGGCGCCCGGATGCTAACGGCAGGGTCAACGACGTTCTGATCGTGACATGTGCCGCGGAGCATCCGACACCCGCTAGCCTCGATCGACTTGCCCATGAATACGCGTTGAAGGACGAGTTGGACGGGCCCTGGGCCGTGCGGCCGTTGGCGCTGATCCGCGAGCGCGACCGAACCATGTTGGTGCTCGAAGATTCCGCCAGCGAACCCCTCAATCGGCTGCTCGGCACGCCAATGGAATTGGGCCGGTTTCTACATCTGGCCATCGCCATCGCTGCGGCTCTTATACAACTCCACCGGCGCGGTCTCGTCCACAAAGACCTCAAACCGACGAATATCCTGGTGAACGCCGCGCGAGACGCGGTCAGATTCACGGGATTCGGCATCGCATCTCGTCTTTCACGCGAGCGGCAAGCGTTCGAGCCGCCCGAGACCATCGCTGGCACCCTCGCCTATATGGCGCCCGAACAAACCGGACGCATGAATCGCTCGATCGATTCCCGCAGTGACTTGTACGCAATCGGCGTCACGCTTTATGAGATGCTGACGGGCGCACTGCCGTTTACAGCGGCCGGTCCCATGGAATGGGTGCACTGCCACGTCGCAAGACGGGCGATACCGCCCGCCGAACGGGTGAAGGAAGTGCCTGGCGCGGTTTCGGCGATTATCATGAAGCTCCTCGCCAAGACGGCCGAGGAACGCTATCAGACCGCGGCAGGCCTCAAGAGTGACCTCCAGCGCTGCCTTGCGGCATGGGAAGCACAAGGGCGGATCGACTACTTCCGCCTCGGCGAAGACGATAAACCGGACCGGCTCCTGATCCCGGAGAAATTGTACGGAAGAGAGCGCGAGATCGAAAGCCTGCTCGGCTCGTTCGATCGCGTCGGCCTGAGCAGCACGCCGGGGCTGGTCCTGGTCTCCGGTTATTCCGGCATCGGCAAGTCCGCCTTGGTCCAAGAGCTCCATACCGCTCTGGTCTCGAGTGGCGGGCTCTTTGCCTCGGGTAAGTTCGATCAGCACAAGCGCGATATCCCCTACGCGACACTCGCCCAGGCTTTTCAGAGTCTTATCCGGCACCTTCTCGCGAAGAGCGACGCCGAGCTGGCGCCCTGGCGCGACGCCCTCCGCGAAGCGCTGGACTCGCTCGGCCGACTCATCGTTGATCTCGTTCCCGAACTGCAGTTGATCATCGGAGATCAACCGCCGGTCCCGGAGGCTTCGCCTCAGGACGCGCAGCGGCGTTTCCAACTTGT is part of the Bradyrhizobium canariense genome and encodes:
- a CDS encoding alpha/beta fold hydrolase, yielding MTKIQYRKANVDGFNVFYRQAGRADAPALLLLHGFPSAGHMFRELIPALSDRFRVVAPDLPGFGQSDMPSRDKFSYTFAALAGVIERFTEVIGLVRFAIYAFDYGAPTGFRMAVRRPERITAIISQNGNAYEEGLSDGWNPIRAYWQNPSEANRAALRAFLSPETTIWQYTHGVADTSLVSPDGYSLDNYYLARPGADDVQLDLFGDYKSNFAMYPEFQAYFREHKPPVLAVWGKNDPFFLPAGAKAFKRDIPGAEVRFFDTGHFALETHCQEIALAIRDFLPRAK
- a CDS encoding helix-turn-helix domain-containing protein; this encodes MAMTTCASDVSESGVVAVLRDRVNHVAIGMLPNGAGDDSNSLPSAGSTVVHPTVKITPVEPVKRLGTGWHWWFSENVHVPIGSKIEFRFQGPTHLLALYNEGVRTNGETSIDGLHSRLRSFVHKLTFVPAGCAYRESHETSSSTRVTFLYLDPAAFRRSDDGEAGFQPRVFFEDSLVWETASKLKNTIESSQAKCMPYLEALSEVLAHELTRVDQEAARDRTVRRGGLASWQARAVGDYIEAHLGEQVCLLKLAELARLSLHHFCRAFKQSFGIPAHQYQVQRRMEVAKLLLADQTTSVTDIAFSLGYAQTSSFSNAFRKTTGWTPTAYRREFK
- a CDS encoding response regulator transcription factor produces the protein MSSAAFVHIVDDDRSVREALGDLLQSMDYQVSLHASASDFLKVELPDGPACLVLDVRLPGTSGLELQAYLASINVGLPVILMTGFGDIPMTVRAMKLGAVDFLTKPIRDQDLLDAVAAAIGKDQERRQDIAHIAQLREKYALLTARERQVMALVASGLMNKQVAQELSISEVTVKMHRGSVMRKLEAKSVAVLARMAEALDIET
- a CDS encoding ATP-binding protein, producing the protein MKLEDEAHELELIAKALQIISKEISYQGLAKALLREALSYCGVARGGVLLSEGGELLAKVDASFPRERAKFFTSYPAAREIRLPADLGERVLNRRETVIRHATWEDSALIDPAEPPPRNITQLCLPLVHQEWTIGVLYLEAERGEEIFTPRCVWVMSMLASQAAVSFESVSLFEALRETNMWMVKGQEIGRMGSYRWNTRTLLSRASRECYRIFDIDLEINPVPFEVFKSCVHPDDFPALEQAIAEAVSTKSPFSQEYRVVHRDGTILSVAAVGQFDLGPSGDVELEGIITDITERKAAEQALTDARNELARAVRLASLGELAGSIIHEINQPLTGIIMSAEACLRWLARDHVEPSEARKSAVRVIEQGHRASDVITGLKSLVRNAQLNFTKIDINDAVEKVLLLSKRELERAGVILRIDFDRTLPNIAADLVQIQQVVLNLVRNAIEAMADVEGRSRILTASSKAADGHVSVTITDTGVGINPANRERLFDALYTTKESGLGLGLSICRKIVTVHGGRLWVEENTTHGATFAFVLPLCQSIQISGRN
- a CDS encoding response regulator transcription factor, whose amino-acid sequence is MAIDRAPKFIGRPAFSPLRFGDLRTSQGLSPVTIPFIAVVDDDEALCSSLVDLMRSIGYRAEPFASAEAFLVSPNRFGLHCIIADIHMPGMGGLNLLRALHEQGIVTPVVLITALTDKHLDEEAASRGALCLLRKPFEISSLLDHIDRSLRQ
- a CDS encoding YkgB family protein; the encoded protein is MDQLITKLSKLEIVRGDLDYHLIRATMVTLFFVFGCQKWFDYEAHALIPFISHGPLIFWLYPVFGIRGATFFLGTAEWLFGFLMFLGFWNKKLGILGALGSCGTYVATVTIIPFFPDAWAAPAGGFPAATLPFLFLMKDIVLLAASVYLLKQDILRASSTERVPLMQVAQGKATQ
- a CDS encoding CGNR zinc finger domain-containing protein; this encodes MDYSVVRACEGPGCGICLLGKMSERPRRWCGVAVCGR